ACAACACAATAAACATGGCGAAGCAGAAGAAAGTCCGTATTTTTACAGAGTGAATCAGACGTACTTGTCTATCAGTAGCATCCAAACGCAACGTCAACCAGTCACGGGGGTTGCTATCAGGCAAAGAGGAGTTCTCTTGAAAGTCGTGAGGCCGTAAGCTTCTTCCATGTCAATATCTTCAACACTCATTCCTTCAGGCTGTTTCCAATTGAACCGATGAAGGAGATTAGCCAATGCAAGCTCAACTATCACCACACCAAAGTTTATGCCGGGGCATCCCCGCCTGCCAGAACCAAATGGCAGAAACTCATAGTTCTGTCCATTGAAATCGATGGAGCTGCTCAAGAACCTCTCAGGCCTGAACTCTTCTGGGTTTTCCCAACTTTTTGGGTCTGTGGATATTGCTGTCAAATTGATGAATACAGTTGTTCCTCTAGGAATTTCGTATCCCTTTATCTTGCAATCCTCAATTGTCGCTCTTGGAATAAGAAGAGGGAGTGGTGGATGGAGTCTTAATGCCTCTTTGATGACTGATGTTAGGTAAGTGAGTCCTAGAAGGTCACTCTCTTCAACCTGTAACTTCCCTTTTGCTGCTTCTCGAACCTCTTCTTGTGCTTTTCTCATCATAGATGGATGGCGGGCAAGTTCTGTCATTGTCCAAACTAGAGTGGCTGCTGCAGAATCTGAACCTGCATTGAACGTGTCCTGAAATAAAATCCCAGACAATTAGTCCCAATCGCTTTCTGTTTTGATCGAGTTTGTAACAGAGTGATAAGAAGTGAACAGAAGGAAACATATGCTGGACAAATAGGGCAAAGAGGAACATACTGTTAATACGCCTTTTATCTGTTCGCCTGAGAGGGTAATCATTCGATTTGGATCCCTTTGCAACCGAAGCAACACGTCAACAAGATCTTCGTGATCGGGTTTAGGCCTTTTAGGGTCTCGGTGCTCCTCAATCACTTCATTGTACAACTTGTCTAACTCACTGAAGCTCTTTTCAACCTTCGCCTTGAATCCATTGAGCCTGTTAAACCAAGCTATCTGCGGAAACAGATCTGCAACACAAAAACCCCCTGCAACGCTCTGTGTTTCACGAAGCGTCTCGTGAAATTTGCTCTTTACACCTCCACCTTCAGCCTGCCATTTCTTACCAAAAGTCACTCGGCACAcgatgttgttggccaatagaAGTGCCAATTCACCAATGTTGACGGGACCTGGAGAAGAAGTGATTGCGTCAAGCATGAGCTTAACCTCTTCCTTCCTCACAGATTCAAACAACTGGACTCTCTTACTGCTCAGGAGTTCTAGGATCACTATTTTCCTGAGCTCTCTCCAGGAATCGCCATAGGCGCCAAAACTCACATCAGAACAATTGTATGTTAACTTCTTCACCGCATAAAAGGCGGGTCTGCCAGAGAAAGTGCGGTCATGGGCCTTGAATACTTCTCTGGCGACTTCTTCGGATGAGATGACTAAAGTGGGAATAGAGCCGAGCTGCAGAAACATGATCTGGCCATACCGTTTTGAGAGTTGAGCAAGCGAACGGTGAGGCAAGGAGCCGAGCTGGTGCAAATTCCCGATGATCGGCAACTTCCTAGGGCCGGGAGGGAGATTCCTAGatgcttttctcttcttcttagTATCAAACAATAAGACTAGTGACAGAGGTACCGCAAGAGCGCATATGAGGGCCAcaagaagttgaagaaaactcaTGGCGTGAAATCCTTGCAAAAAATTATGAGCGATGAAACCAACGTATGAAGAGGTTTCTCATAAGAGGTCCGGTGATTACTAAGTCATAAGGAGATGGAAGTGGGAGATTTACCAGAGAGAATCGGAAGATCCGGACGTGTCCGCCATTCTAAGATATAGAATAAGCCTGATACATTCATTTCGATCGCGGTTGAAAACTTCTCGACCGCGATGCACCTCTTAACGCTTTCTGGGGAGTTATTACACGGTACGTGGGTCCATTTAACTAGCTTGCCTACATCATGGAAGATGGTGACATTGGGGTTTGAAGA
The nucleotide sequence above comes from Eucalyptus grandis isolate ANBG69807.140 chromosome 2, ASM1654582v1, whole genome shotgun sequence. Encoded proteins:
- the LOC104417440 gene encoding cytochrome P450 71A9-like; the encoded protein is MNVSGLFYILEWRTRPDLPILSGFHAMSFLQLLVALICALAVPLSLVLLFDTKKKRKASRNLPPGPRKLPIIGNLHQLGSLPHRSLAQLSKRYGQIMFLQLGSIPTLVISSEEVAREVFKAHDRTFSGRPAFYAVKKLTYNCSDVSFGAYGDSWRELRKIVILELLSSKRVQLFESVRKEEVKLMLDAITSSPGPVNIGELALLLANNIVCRVTFGKKWQAEGGGVKSKFHETLRETQSVAGGFCVADLFPQIAWFNRLNGFKAKVEKSFSELDKLYNEVIEEHRDPKRPKPDHEDLVDVLLRLQRDPNRMITLSGEQIKGVLTDTFNAGSDSAAATLVWTMTELARHPSMMRKAQEEVREAAKGKLQVEESDLLGLTYLTSVIKEALRLHPPLPLLIPRATIEDCKIKGYEIPRGTTVFINLTAISTDPKSWENPEEFRPERFLSSSIDFNGQNYEFLPFGSGRRGCPGINFGVVIVELALANLLHRFNWKQPEGMSVEDIDMEEAYGLTTFKRTPLCLIATPVTG